The Kitasatospora setae KM-6054 genome contains a region encoding:
- a CDS encoding DUF7927 domain-containing protein, which translates to MFTVSAASFGLLALATPAHALGAGMTGPAAPVPADAPYTVLVHIPNNEPSQLSHVGRVEITLSGAAATVTSAQSSSPFWTCDFSAGTSGSCQDKEKSAHDTVLTLTVLPTTGGTVTINTTSFHPVGHRVGPDDILKTTVLTPPPAPTGLAPDHGPSAGGGRVTITGRHLTGATAVDFGGVAATAFTVDSDTRITATVPAGKATGKAEVTVTTAGGTGSPGQYTYDVPTPGGYTFAKSAAPASGSTVRVGDRVTYTVTVRQHGDGAVTGARVVDDLSGVLDDAVLGADVAAGSGTVAVRNGKLTWNGDLPVGGSTTITYSVTVKNGGDRRLSGAVSAPDDARGTCDDGKSCATEHTVRGASAPSEVPRPSDELADTGATVLGTTAAGGALLALGGLSLALGRRLGQRPRA; encoded by the coding sequence TTGTTCACCGTATCGGCCGCCTCTTTCGGCCTGCTGGCCCTGGCCACCCCCGCACATGCCCTCGGTGCGGGCATGACCGGCCCGGCAGCTCCTGTGCCGGCGGACGCCCCCTACACCGTCCTCGTCCACATCCCCAACAACGAGCCTTCCCAGCTCTCCCACGTCGGCCGGGTGGAGATCACGCTGTCCGGTGCCGCGGCCACCGTGACGTCCGCGCAGTCCTCGTCCCCGTTCTGGACGTGCGACTTCTCGGCGGGCACGTCCGGCTCCTGCCAGGACAAGGAGAAGTCGGCTCATGACACCGTGCTCACTCTCACCGTCCTGCCGACCACGGGTGGCACCGTCACCATCAACACCACGAGCTTCCACCCCGTCGGCCACCGGGTGGGGCCCGACGACATCCTGAAGACCACAGTTCTGACCCCGCCTCCCGCACCGACCGGTCTGGCGCCCGACCACGGGCCGTCGGCCGGTGGCGGCAGGGTGACCATCACCGGCCGCCACCTGACGGGGGCCACCGCGGTGGACTTCGGCGGGGTCGCCGCGACCGCGTTCACCGTCGACAGCGACACCCGGATCACCGCCACCGTCCCCGCCGGGAAGGCCACCGGGAAGGCCGAGGTCACCGTCACCACGGCCGGCGGCACCGGTAGCCCGGGCCAGTACACCTACGATGTGCCGACGCCCGGCGGCTACACCTTCGCGAAGAGCGCCGCCCCGGCGTCCGGCTCCACCGTACGGGTGGGCGACCGGGTCACCTACACCGTGACCGTCCGCCAGCACGGGGACGGCGCGGTCACCGGCGCCCGGGTCGTCGACGACCTGTCCGGGGTGCTGGACGACGCGGTCCTGGGGGCGGATGTCGCGGCCGGGTCCGGCACCGTCGCGGTCAGGAACGGGAAGCTGACCTGGAACGGTGACCTACCGGTCGGCGGCAGCACGACGATCACGTACTCGGTGACCGTCAAGAACGGCGGCGACCGCCGGCTGTCCGGTGCCGTCAGCGCGCCGGACGACGCGCGCGGCACCTGCGACGACGGGAAGAGCTGCGCGACCGAGCACACCGTGCGGGGGGCGAGCGCCCCCTCGGAGGTACCGCGGCCCTCGGACGAGCTCGCCGACACTGGCGCCACCGTGCTCGGCACGACGGCGGCCGGCGGTGCGCTGCTGGCGCTCGGCGGCCTGAGCCTGGCCCTTGGCCGGCGCCTGGGCCAGCGGCCCCGCGCCTGA
- a CDS encoding bifunctional 4-hydroxy-2-oxoglutarate aldolase/2-dehydro-3-deoxy-phosphogluconate aldolase — translation MGTETTDLRAALTRQPVIAVVRAPVIPDAVALCEALAEGGIAWTELTFTTPDVTRHLARAAEAGCRIGVGTVLTPDQARAGIAAGARFLVTPGLRPAVADIAREAGIPVVMGALTPSEVADAVDLGAAAVKIFPAKAFGPGYFKDLRGPYPDVPLVASGGVNAGNARAFLDHGALAVCAGTDVVPPQAVADGDWADITRRAKEFVASLG, via the coding sequence ATGGGAACGGAAACGACGGACCTGCGCGCGGCACTGACCCGGCAGCCGGTGATCGCCGTGGTACGGGCCCCCGTGATCCCCGACGCGGTCGCGCTCTGCGAAGCACTCGCCGAAGGCGGCATCGCCTGGACCGAACTCACCTTCACCACACCGGACGTCACCCGCCACCTCGCCCGCGCCGCCGAAGCCGGCTGCCGGATCGGCGTCGGCACCGTGCTCACCCCCGACCAGGCCCGGGCCGGCATCGCCGCCGGAGCCCGCTTCCTGGTCACCCCCGGCCTGCGCCCCGCCGTCGCCGACATTGCCCGCGAAGCCGGAATCCCGGTCGTCATGGGCGCGTTGACCCCCAGCGAGGTCGCCGACGCCGTCGACCTCGGCGCCGCCGCCGTCAAGATCTTCCCCGCGAAGGCCTTCGGCCCCGGCTACTTCAAGGACCTCCGCGGCCCCTACCCGGACGTCCCGCTGGTCGCCTCCGGCGGCGTCAACGCCGGCAACGCCAGGGCCTTCCTCGACCACGGCGCCCTCGCCGTCTGCGCCGGCACCGACGTCGTCCCCCCGCAGGCCGTCGCGGACGGCGACTGGGCCGACATCACCCGCCGCGCCAAGGAGTTCGTCGCCTCGCTCGGCTGA